Genomic window (Orenia metallireducens):
NNNNNNNNNNNNNNNNNNNNNNNNNNNNNNNNNNNNNNNNNNNNNNNNNNNNNNNNNNNNNNNNNNNNNNNNNNNNNNNNNNNNNNNNNNNNNNNNNNNNNNNNNNNNNNNNNNNNNNNNNNNNNNNNNNNNNNNNNNNNNNNNNNNNNNNNNNNNNNNNNNNNNNNNNNNNNNNNNNNNNNNNNNNNNNNNNNNNNNNNNNNNNNNNNNNNNNNNNNNNNNNNNNNNNNNNNNNNNNNNNNNNNNNNNNNNNNNNNNNNNNNNNNNNNNNNNNNNNNNNNNNNNNNNNNNNNNNNNNNNNNNNNNNNNNNNNNNNNNNNNNNNNNNNNNNNNNNNNNNNNNNNNNNNNNNNNNNNNNNNNNNNNNNNNNNNNNNNNNNNNNNNNNNNNNTATAACTAATAATTAAAAATCTTAATTTTATTTATACTTTTATTTGCATTTATATACACAATCACTAATATTTCTGAATATTTATAATGACTATTGTTGAATTTTTATTCAAATTAATAAAAAATTCTATGATTACTTTTATAAATATCAAACTACACTACTCCTTTATTATAAATACCTCTTCTGACTTCTCAGATCCAATTCTAATAAGAGTATTATATATAAGCATAACCCAAAACCCTTTCTTTCTGCACCTTGTTAAATTCAATATATATTAAACTCAATCAACATAATTTATTAGTATAATTAATAAACTTATTTTCAATATTAATTTCATAATTATTTATATTTAATAAAAGAAGTTATAAATCTAATTTAATTATCTATCTAAAATAATAATTTGAATATTTTTTTGTTTTTTAGTTAAATTTATTGAAAGTTGTATCACATAATAGTATAATATAATTAACCTGATATTTTTTCCATTTGCTCAATAAAATAACAGGTGCTAATTTAAAAAATTAATATAAATCTTTTATTAATAGGTATTAACAAGGGAGGGTTATAAGATGAATAAAGAGAACTTAACTGTTAAAGATGTAGCTGAATATCTAAACAGAAGTGAAACTACAATCTATAATATGCTTAATAATGGTGAACTTCCTGGTATAAAGTTAGGAGGAAAATGGATTGTAAGAAAGAAAGATTTAGATGAATTTTTAAA
Coding sequences:
- a CDS encoding helix-turn-helix domain-containing protein, yielding MNKENLTVKDVAEYLNRSETTIYNMLNNGELPGIKLGGKWIVRKKDLDEFLNNMLAQQQN